In [Leptolyngbya] sp. PCC 7376, a genomic segment contains:
- a CDS encoding IS982 family transposase gives MSSLEALFCHVNDFCQVFEPLWHQALLSSGKKYRRRQRSFSLSEVMTILIAFHQSHYRNFKHFYLIKVKCDWQQEFPLAVSYQRFVTWIPSSLIPLCTYLRRCFGQCTGISFIDATSIKVCHNRRISQHRVFEGCAARGKTSVGWFFGFKLHLVINERGELLNVQVTPGNTDDRQPIVELWQDLWGKVFADKGYVSQSLAQHLQEEHEVTLMAKPRRNMKHHLMVYQDKLFARKRALIEAVIDQLKRECQEFCVSQEN, from the coding sequence ATGTCCAGTCTAGAGGCTCTGTTTTGCCATGTTAATGATTTCTGCCAAGTCTTTGAACCCTTATGGCATCAAGCGTTACTCAGCTCTGGCAAAAAATACCGTCGCCGTCAGAGAAGCTTCAGTCTGAGTGAGGTGATGACTATTCTCATTGCTTTCCATCAATCTCACTATCGAAATTTCAAGCATTTCTATCTCATCAAGGTGAAATGCGATTGGCAACAAGAGTTTCCTCTAGCTGTGAGCTATCAACGCTTTGTGACATGGATACCTTCGAGCTTGATTCCTCTCTGTACATATCTGCGACGATGCTTCGGACAATGCACTGGTATTAGCTTCATTGATGCCACCAGCATCAAGGTTTGCCATAATCGCCGTATCTCTCAACATCGTGTTTTTGAAGGTTGCGCGGCAAGGGGCAAGACTTCGGTGGGATGGTTCTTCGGCTTCAAACTACACCTGGTCATCAATGAGCGAGGAGAGTTACTCAACGTCCAAGTGACGCCCGGAAATACCGATGACCGCCAACCTATAGTGGAGTTATGGCAAGACTTATGGGGTAAAGTCTTTGCCGATAAAGGCTATGTCTCACAATCTTTAGCCCAGCATCTTCAAGAGGAACATGAGGTGACCCTAATGGCTAAACCTCGTCGAAATATGAAGCATCATTTGATGGTTTATCAAGATAAACTTTTTGCTCGTAAGCGGGCTTTGATTGAGGCAGTTATTGACCAACTGAAGAGGGAGTGTCAAGAATTTTGTGTAAGCCAAGAAAATTAG
- a CDS encoding PTPA-CTERM sorting domain-containing protein produces MSMNYGFIYDGKQDDKYVCNSDEYIFREECISSFSKMLAGIGLIAASMIALMAVPAQALVITAQENTPFSTVERAQTITFDDAPLRDLSLRTQRGGVEYIDKSGISYTGIGGDIVQGHGGGRYAAPPSQGDYNNTNNPYLSVGSFGNESSDIVTINLDVESDYFGFYFGSIDNHNNLYFYNGETLITSLTGEDILTLANGAHNINNALFLNIFAEEGENFDRVVFQSNNIAFETDNHAYRISEPVPTPAAILPILSGLCAAAKRRNQAKITEKNHQLDSL; encoded by the coding sequence ATGAGCATGAACTATGGATTTATCTACGATGGAAAACAAGATGATAAATATGTTTGTAACTCGGATGAATATATCTTTAGAGAAGAATGCATTTCTTCTTTTTCAAAAATGCTTGCTGGTATCGGTTTAATAGCTGCTTCAATGATAGCTTTGATGGCTGTTCCTGCTCAAGCTCTCGTTATTACAGCTCAAGAAAATACTCCTTTTTCTACTGTTGAAAGGGCACAAACTATCACTTTTGATGATGCTCCACTTCGTGACCTAAGCTTAAGAACTCAACGTGGTGGCGTAGAATATATTGATAAAAGTGGCATTTCTTACACAGGTATTGGTGGCGACATTGTCCAAGGTCATGGAGGTGGTCGTTATGCCGCTCCTCCAAGCCAAGGTGATTATAATAATACCAATAATCCTTACTTGAGCGTCGGTAGTTTTGGAAACGAATCTTCAGATATTGTGACCATTAATTTAGATGTTGAGTCTGATTATTTTGGTTTTTACTTCGGTTCAATCGACAATCATAACAATCTATATTTCTACAATGGTGAGACACTCATTACTTCTTTAACTGGCGAAGATATTCTCACTCTAGCTAATGGTGCTCATAATATCAACAATGCTCTTTTTCTAAATATTTTTGCAGAAGAAGGAGAAAATTTTGATCGAGTTGTTTTTCAATCTAACAATATCGCATTTGAAACTGACAATCATGCTTACCGTATTTCAGAGCCAGTACCAACACCAGCTGCTATTTTACCAATTTTAAGTGGTTTATGTGCAGCAGCAAAACGTCGTAATCAAGCTAAAATCACCGAAAAAAATCACCAACTGGATAGTCTTTAA
- a CDS encoding aminopeptidase P N-terminal domain-containing protein has protein sequence MGITLQEYQQRRREVMARIGQGTAIFRSAPYAVMHNDVEYNFRQESNFYYLTGFNEPEAVAVLAPHHEEHQFILFVQPKDLEKETWVGYRTGVENAKERYGADIAFSITELAAKLPEYTKGSDRLIYHFGNDEKFNNTILRHYQWLLATRSKRGTGPTALVDSNQITNPLRMVKSPAEIEMMRRATAISAQAHLRAMEYTQPGRYEYQVQAEIEHTFLQEGAQGFAYPSIVAGGANACVLHYIENGDRLNDNELLLIDAGAAFKYYNGDITRTFPVGKTFTPEQKILYELVLDAQKQAIAEVIPGNSYRASHEIAICVITQGLIDLGLLKGELEELIEKEAYKPFFMHGTGHWLGLDVHDAGTYKLSADKDDWTILEAGNIITVEPGIYISPYIKPIEGQPEIPERWQGIGIRIEDDVLVTSEGNDILTAAVPKEISDLENR, from the coding sequence ATGGGCATTACATTGCAGGAATATCAGCAACGTCGTCGGGAAGTGATGGCGAGAATTGGTCAGGGGACAGCGATTTTCCGGAGCGCTCCCTACGCGGTAATGCACAATGACGTGGAATATAATTTTCGGCAAGAAAGTAATTTCTATTATTTGACGGGTTTTAATGAGCCGGAAGCAGTGGCGGTTTTGGCTCCCCATCATGAAGAGCATCAATTTATTTTGTTTGTACAGCCCAAAGATTTAGAGAAAGAAACTTGGGTTGGTTATCGTACTGGGGTGGAGAATGCAAAAGAGCGATATGGTGCGGATATTGCGTTTTCGATTACAGAGCTTGCGGCAAAATTACCAGAATATACGAAGGGTAGCGATCGCCTGATTTATCATTTTGGGAATGATGAGAAGTTTAATAACACCATCCTGCGTCATTACCAGTGGTTATTAGCGACCCGTTCAAAGCGCGGCACGGGGCCAACGGCTTTGGTGGATAGCAACCAAATCACGAATCCATTGCGAATGGTGAAAAGTCCAGCGGAAATCGAAATGATGCGGCGAGCGACGGCAATTTCAGCTCAAGCTCATCTTCGAGCGATGGAATATACTCAACCTGGCCGATACGAATATCAGGTGCAAGCGGAAATCGAGCATACTTTTTTGCAGGAAGGGGCGCAGGGTTTTGCCTATCCATCAATTGTGGCTGGGGGCGCGAATGCCTGTGTGTTGCACTACATCGAGAATGGCGATCGCCTCAATGACAATGAACTTTTACTGATTGATGCGGGTGCAGCATTTAAGTACTATAACGGCGATATTACCCGCACATTCCCTGTCGGCAAGACCTTTACGCCCGAACAGAAAATCCTCTATGAGCTTGTCCTTGATGCTCAAAAACAGGCGATCGCCGAAGTTATACCGGGAAATTCCTATCGTGCTTCCCATGAGATTGCTATTTGCGTGATCACCCAAGGCTTAATCGATTTGGGACTACTTAAAGGGGAGCTTGAAGAATTAATCGAAAAAGAAGCCTATAAACCATTCTTTATGCATGGAACAGGCCACTGGCTTGGTTTAGATGTCCATGATGCTGGTACTTACAAACTCAGCGCAGACAAAGACGATTGGACAATCCTAGAAGCTGGCAATATTATCACTGTCGAACCAGGAATTTATATCTCGCCTTACATCAAACCCATCGAAGGGCAGCCCGAAATTCCAGAACGCTGGCAGGGCATTGGTATTCGCATTGAGGATGATGTTCTCGTTACCTCCGAAGGTAACGATATTCTTACCGCGGCAGTTCCGAAAGAAATCAGTGATTTGGAGAATCGTTAA
- a CDS encoding IS5 family transposase (programmed frameshift), whose amino-acid sequence MKRPTYEQLQHLSPEQFRRACGVKLQTFNRLVEVLAEAKAKQKPGRPSVLSLENQLLLTLEYPREYRTYFPIAQSWGIHESTVCRMVQKTENTLIKETDCHLPGMKQLHGSEELSLTVVVMDATEQAIEKPQKTQRLYYSGKKKHHSLKAQMVIAWQWAQIICCDCEKGSTHDFKLLKKSRVHFQQGQLCLADAGYQGLHKRHQRSHTPHKKPRGGELTAEQKQENQLLAAQRIIIEMVFRMLKRFRILSSRYRNRRRRWGLRLNLIAGLYNFELP is encoded by the exons ATAAAAAGGCCAACTTACGAACAGCTCCAACATTTATCTCCAGAACAATTCAGGAGAGCCTGTGGAGTTAAACTTCAGACTTTCAATCGTCTGGTAGAGGTCCTAGCAGAAGCTAAAGCAAAGCAAAAACCCGGTCGTCCCAGTGTTTTATCCCTGGAAAATCAGTTACTCCTCACCTTGGAATATCCGAGGGAATATCGCACTTATTTTCCTATCGCTCAATCATGGGGCATTCATGAATCAACAGTTTGTCGCATGGTGCAAAAAACAGAGAACACACTCATCAAAGAAACCGATTGCCACTTACCCGGCATGAAACAGCTCCATGGTTCAGAAGAGTTATCTCTAACAGTAGTGGTGATGGATGCCACAGAACAGGCGATTGAAAAGCCCCAAAAAAC ACAACGTCTTTACTACTCAGGGAAAAAGAAACATCATTCCCTTAAAGCTCAAATGGTCATTGCTTGGCAGTGGGCACAGATTATCTGTTGTGACTGTGAGAAAGGTAGCACCCATGACTTCAAACTACTCAAAAAGAGTAGAGTGCATTTTCAGCAGGGACAACTCTGCCTTGCCGACGCCGGATATCAAGGTCTACACAAGCGGCATCAGCGGAGTCACACTCCTCACAAGAAGCCTAGAGGAGGGGAGTTGACTGCGGAACAGAAACAGGAGAATCAGCTCTTAGCAGCTCAAAGAATCATCATTGAGATGGTATTCAGAATGCTCAAAAGATTTCGTATATTATCCAGTCGATATCGTAACCGCCGTCGGAGATGGGGATTAAGACTTAATCTCATTGCTGGTCTCTACAATTTTGAATTGCCATAA
- a CDS encoding IS256 family transposase, which produces MEISAGLVSEVTSAVMEEIKAWQHRPLEEIYPILWLDGMRIKIREEGRDTNQTLYLALGVKQSGHKEVLGMWLSSGGEGAKFWLSVLNEIHHRGVEHICIACVDGLKGFPAAIEAVFPKTRVQLCIVHLIRNSLKFVSWKDRKSVVSDLKPIYQAATVSEAESALTAFAERWDGIYPTISQIWLNHWDNIIPLFDYPAPIRRIIYTTNAIEAVNRSLRKV; this is translated from the coding sequence GTGGAGATTTCTGCTGGGCTAGTGAGTGAAGTGACCTCGGCAGTGATGGAGGAAATCAAAGCATGGCAGCATCGCCCTCTGGAGGAGATATATCCAATCCTGTGGCTGGATGGCATGAGAATAAAAATCAGAGAGGAAGGACGGGATACGAATCAGACTCTCTATCTAGCACTGGGAGTGAAGCAGTCCGGTCACAAGGAGGTCTTAGGAATGTGGCTATCCTCGGGAGGAGAGGGGGCAAAATTTTGGTTATCAGTGCTGAATGAAATCCACCATCGGGGAGTCGAACATATCTGTATAGCTTGTGTGGATGGGTTGAAGGGATTTCCCGCTGCCATTGAAGCGGTGTTCCCAAAAACGAGAGTGCAATTATGTATCGTTCATCTGATACGAAATAGCCTGAAATTCGTTTCTTGGAAAGACCGTAAGTCCGTGGTGTCAGACCTCAAGCCTATTTACCAGGCCGCCACAGTTTCCGAGGCAGAATCCGCCTTAACTGCTTTTGCGGAGCGTTGGGACGGCATCTACCCCACTATTTCCCAAATATGGCTGAATCATTGGGACAACATCATTCCATTATTTGATTATCCAGCTCCCATCCGTCGCATCATTTACACCACCAATGCCATTGAGGCGGTCAATCGCTCTTTGCGCAAGGTGTGA
- the pdhA gene encoding pyruvate dehydrogenase (acetyl-transferring) E1 component subunit alpha: protein MHTERTAPKFDHSSVKITKEEALMLYEDMTLGRMFEDKCAEMYYRGKMFGFVHLYNGQEAVSTGIIRTMKPGEDYVCSTYRDHVHALSAGVPAREVMSELFGKETGCSKGRGGSMHMFSEEHKLLGGYAFIGEGIPVAAGAALQSKYRREVMGDKSADNVTACFFGDGTSNNGQFFETLNMAALWKLPIIFVVENNKWAIGMAHERATSQPEIYKKASVFNMPGYEVDGMDVLAMRDVAQKAVARARAGEGPTLVEALTYRFRGHSLADPDELRSADEKEFWAKKDPITQFESFILGRKLATAEELKAIADKIQAEVNESVTYAESSPEPDPSELRKYIFAD, encoded by the coding sequence ATGCACACAGAACGGACAGCCCCAAAATTTGATCACTCTTCGGTAAAAATCACCAAAGAAGAAGCATTAATGCTCTACGAAGATATGACCCTTGGTCGTATGTTTGAGGACAAATGTGCTGAGATGTATTATCGCGGCAAAATGTTCGGCTTCGTGCACCTCTACAACGGACAGGAAGCGGTTTCCACTGGCATTATTCGCACCATGAAACCCGGCGAAGACTATGTTTGTAGTACCTACCGTGACCACGTCCATGCCCTTAGTGCTGGCGTCCCGGCTCGCGAAGTAATGTCAGAGCTTTTCGGTAAGGAAACGGGTTGTAGCAAGGGTCGTGGCGGCTCGATGCATATGTTCTCTGAAGAGCATAAGCTCCTCGGTGGTTATGCATTTATCGGTGAAGGTATTCCAGTTGCGGCTGGTGCAGCACTCCAAAGTAAATATCGCCGCGAAGTAATGGGCGATAAGTCAGCAGATAATGTAACGGCTTGTTTCTTCGGTGATGGCACGTCCAACAATGGTCAATTCTTTGAGACCTTGAATATGGCGGCGCTCTGGAAGCTTCCCATTATTTTTGTGGTTGAGAATAATAAGTGGGCGATTGGTATGGCCCATGAACGCGCCACTTCCCAGCCTGAAATTTATAAGAAAGCTAGCGTGTTTAATATGCCTGGTTATGAAGTGGATGGTATGGATGTCCTTGCGATGCGTGACGTGGCGCAAAAAGCGGTAGCCCGTGCCCGTGCTGGTGAAGGCCCAACTTTGGTTGAAGCCTTGACTTATCGTTTCCGTGGTCACTCCCTCGCGGATCCAGACGAGCTTCGTTCGGCAGACGAGAAAGAGTTCTGGGCAAAGAAAGATCCGATTACGCAATTTGAGTCGTTCATTCTTGGTCGTAAGCTTGCGACTGCTGAAGAGCTAAAGGCGATCGCCGATAAGATTCAGGCAGAGGTGAATGAGTCTGTTACTTATGCGGAGAGTAGTCCTGAGCCCGATCCAAGTGAACTTCGCAAGTATATTTTTGCTGACTAA
- the gcvH gene encoding glycine cleavage system protein GcvH: MALDYPDDLRYLDSHEYIRLDGEIATIGLSAFALDELGDIVFLELPDEGDALEVGSTFGSIESVKAVEDLYAPISGTVIDRNQMVIDNPEAIAEDPYLEGWFLKVRVDNLDDEMLAETMTADEYRLRVAGDDS, translated from the coding sequence ATGGCACTTGATTACCCCGATGACCTCCGCTACCTTGATAGCCACGAATATATTCGACTAGATGGTGAAATTGCGACTATTGGCCTCAGTGCCTTCGCACTTGATGAGCTTGGTGACATTGTTTTCCTCGAACTCCCAGATGAAGGAGATGCTCTCGAAGTAGGTTCAACTTTTGGATCGATTGAATCAGTGAAGGCCGTCGAAGATCTCTATGCTCCTATTTCAGGCACAGTGATTGACCGCAATCAAATGGTGATTGATAACCCAGAGGCGATCGCCGAGGATCCCTACTTGGAAGGCTGGTTTTTAAAGGTTAGAGTCGATAATCTCGATGACGAAATGCTCGCAGAAACCATGACTGCCGACGAATACAGACTTCGAGTTGCAGGTGATGATTCGTAA
- a CDS encoding DDE-type integrase/transposase/recombinase, whose product MASRRSRAQNKRQNYLWRAVDKEGQTLDILLQSKRHRTAAEKFFKRLLKGE is encoded by the coding sequence ATGGCATCTAGACGAAGTCGTGCTCAAAATAAAAGGCAAAACTACCTTTGGCGAGCCGTGGATAAAGAGGGGCAAACGCTGGATATTCTTCTGCAATCCAAACGACATAGAACAGCAGCAGAGAAGTTCTTCAAGAGATTACTCAAGGGAGAATAG
- a CDS encoding IS630 transposase-related protein — MPAADSDDLRCQALAAIALGILKKDVCEMFGLGLNSLYLWIQQTRANRKFYRAKTGYQKGSGHKITDWEAFKSFVQQHPDKTQAEMAELWSDDVSRRTISRMLKKIGFTRKKDLWVSGKG, encoded by the coding sequence ATGCCAGCGGCTGATAGTGATGACCTACGATGTCAAGCCCTTGCTGCGATAGCACTAGGTATCCTGAAAAAAGATGTCTGTGAAATGTTCGGTCTTGGCCTTAATAGCCTTTATCTCTGGATACAACAGACTAGAGCAAACAGGAAGTTTTACAGAGCCAAAACAGGGTATCAGAAAGGCTCGGGTCACAAAATCACAGACTGGGAAGCATTCAAAAGCTTTGTGCAACAGCATCCAGATAAAACCCAGGCAGAAATGGCAGAGTTGTGGTCGGATGATGTGAGTCGTCGCACCATATCGAGAATGTTGAAGAAGATAGGTTTTACTCGCAAAAAAGACCTATGGGTATCAGGAAAGGGATGA
- a CDS encoding DUF3769 domain-containing protein has product MSSAMSAIAAFCALNCAVASIPADVTAQSPQPIAQIPADVEPQEFPAEEPIFNGVQIEDRTNESQQQFSLEDPPITPTTEDGTETEASVEVAEEELRVLEVIGDRQEYDELTNIVTAVGDVVVRFNESVLTADRLQINLNTKLAIAEGNVALQRGQQLLRGDRFDYFFVQNRGYIRQAQGEVSQQDLSQDLSAQPTPSISNISDPAILLNERLLLDQPISNVNQTNDGFNIVVGSSRGIENRPPLENNIGTVNRIRYYAEEVEFFEDRWEAKNIRLTNDPFNPPELQVIADTATYRDIDEFTSELVTTDTRLVIDDNVSLPIYPRTYRFDSSDDEGIFSLVSIGFDDEDRGGFFIQRRFTLFKNQQGKWTVTPQYLVQKVLFPDNEFGGTEGDDSAIISPDVFGLTTDFNYNFNPRVFVIAKGSIPNLSFENLEDDLKVNFRFEQLLGNLANPFRLSQEFNYRDRLFNGSLGFQRVQRSLGIVLRSPRYVLGRSGFVLDYQASIQNIVANTDRRELLGIDNPLSQDEVNLTRYQATASLNHSLPLWSGQALPSTPDEGLRFSARPVVPYLSLQTGVRGVSSLYSNGDQQITGTARIGLQGQIGHFSHNFFDYTGFNVAYSFGSRGESPFLFDRLADSKTLSFGLTQQIYGPIRAGFQTAINLDNNDAISTDYFLEYSRRTHSILIRYNPVLEIGSFNFRINDFDWSGSTDPFVNQDVRPVIDGVIP; this is encoded by the coding sequence ATGAGTTCTGCTATGTCTGCGATCGCCGCTTTTTGTGCATTAAACTGTGCCGTTGCTTCTATACCAGCGGATGTTACTGCGCAATCCCCTCAGCCCATCGCGCAAATTCCGGCGGACGTCGAGCCACAGGAGTTTCCTGCCGAGGAACCAATCTTTAATGGTGTGCAAATTGAAGATCGAACGAATGAATCACAGCAGCAGTTTTCGCTGGAAGATCCTCCCATAACACCCACCACGGAAGACGGGACAGAAACTGAAGCATCAGTCGAGGTAGCAGAAGAAGAATTACGTGTCCTTGAAGTGATTGGCGATCGCCAAGAATATGATGAATTGACCAATATCGTCACGGCTGTTGGAGATGTGGTTGTCCGCTTTAATGAATCAGTTTTAACCGCAGATCGGCTCCAAATTAATCTCAATACAAAATTGGCGATCGCTGAAGGTAATGTTGCATTACAGCGAGGACAGCAACTTCTTCGGGGTGATCGCTTTGACTATTTCTTTGTGCAAAACCGTGGTTATATTCGCCAAGCCCAAGGTGAAGTTTCCCAGCAAGATCTCAGCCAAGACCTCAGTGCTCAGCCAACTCCTTCCATCTCGAATATCTCCGATCCAGCCATATTACTGAATGAGAGACTATTACTAGATCAGCCTATTAGTAATGTTAATCAGACTAACGATGGCTTCAATATCGTTGTGGGTAGTAGTAGAGGTATTGAGAATCGTCCTCCACTGGAAAACAATATTGGTACCGTTAATCGGATCCGATATTATGCCGAAGAAGTAGAGTTTTTCGAAGATCGTTGGGAAGCCAAAAATATTCGATTAACGAATGATCCCTTTAATCCTCCAGAGCTGCAGGTCATTGCTGATACAGCCACTTACCGAGATATTGACGAGTTTACGAGTGAACTGGTTACCACTGATACGCGCTTAGTCATTGACGATAATGTTTCACTGCCAATCTATCCTCGTACCTATCGCTTTGATAGTTCTGATGATGAAGGTATTTTTAGCTTAGTTTCTATTGGTTTTGATGACGAAGATCGAGGTGGTTTTTTTATTCAGCGGCGATTTACTCTCTTCAAAAACCAGCAGGGAAAATGGACAGTGACTCCCCAATATCTTGTTCAGAAAGTACTGTTTCCTGACAACGAATTTGGTGGGACTGAAGGGGATGATTCTGCAATTATTTCACCCGATGTTTTTGGTTTAACGACAGATTTTAATTACAATTTCAATCCTCGCGTTTTTGTGATTGCGAAAGGGTCTATCCCGAATCTGAGCTTTGAAAATCTTGAAGATGACCTAAAAGTGAATTTCCGATTTGAGCAATTATTGGGAAATCTTGCAAACCCTTTTCGTCTTAGTCAGGAATTTAATTACCGCGATCGCCTCTTTAATGGTTCTTTGGGTTTCCAGCGAGTACAGAGAAGCTTAGGTATTGTCCTGCGATCGCCTCGTTATGTTTTAGGCAGATCTGGATTTGTCTTGGACTATCAGGCTAGTATCCAAAATATTGTGGCGAATACAGACCGCCGTGAGCTATTGGGTATCGATAATCCTTTAAGCCAAGATGAAGTAAATCTCACTCGATATCAAGCCACTGCCTCCTTAAATCACAGTCTTCCTCTCTGGAGTGGACAAGCATTGCCCTCGACCCCGGATGAAGGATTACGATTTAGTGCTCGGCCAGTAGTACCATACCTTTCCCTACAAACAGGTGTTCGAGGTGTGTCGTCTCTCTACAGTAATGGCGATCAACAAATTACGGGTACAGCGCGTATTGGCTTACAGGGGCAGATTGGACATTTTTCCCATAACTTTTTCGACTATACAGGTTTCAATGTTGCATATTCCTTTGGTTCAAGAGGAGAATCGCCATTCTTATTTGACCGTCTCGCTGACTCCAAAACCCTTTCATTCGGTCTAACACAACAAATTTATGGCCCTATCCGTGCAGGTTTTCAAACGGCAATTAATCTCGATAATAATGATGCGATTAGCACAGATTATTTCCTTGAGTACAGCCGTCGTACCCATTCAATCTTAATTCGCTATAATCCCGTCCTTGAAATTGGCTCCTTTAATTTCAGGATTAATGATTTTGATTGGAGTGGCTCTACAGATCCGTTTGTCAATCAAGATGTACGACCTGTGATTGATGGGGTTATTCCTTAA